The following are encoded in a window of Acyrthosiphon pisum isolate AL4f unplaced genomic scaffold, pea_aphid_22Mar2018_4r6ur Scaffold_20992;HRSCAF=22726, whole genome shotgun sequence genomic DNA:
- the LOC115034767 gene encoding uncharacterized protein LOC115034767, producing MKDGFITHIKSHTELQDTVTRRKEKYAQLGATLQPLIIIVGPNCNSISQYFVLVDDTFYVLNSILSSVDCCFKIIHALNLQYPVESLPIWSFVQKGFYKIKTPWDTEYVCVNSLLSDLGI from the coding sequence ATGAAAGATGGATTCATCACACACATAAAGTCCCACACCGAACTCCAAGATACAGTGACTAggagaaaagaaaaatatgctCAATTAGGAGCTACTCTACAGCCTCTCATAATTATTGTTGGACCAAATTGCAACAGCATTTCGCAGTATTTTGTTCTGGTAGATgacacattttatgttttaaattctattttatctTCAGTAGATTgttgtttcaaaataatacatgcGTTAAATCTGCAGTATCCTGTCGAAAGTTTACCAATCTGGTCATTCGTTCAAaaaggtttttataaaattaaaactcctTGGGACACAGAGTATGTGTGCGTAAATTCCTTGTTAAGTGATTTGggaatttaa